One part of the Paracoccus sp. MBLB3053 genome encodes these proteins:
- a CDS encoding ribonuclease D yields MSIQLYQNDLPDDLELGPVVAIDTETMGLDQRRDRLCLVQLSAGDGDAHLVQIARGQDSAPNLVRLLADPEVLKLFHFGRFDIAALEAAFGVVTAPVWCTKIASKMIRTFTDRHGLKYLLSELVGADISKQQQTSDWGAESLTDAQLEYAASDVLYLHRLKAELEKRLEREGRLGLAQACFDFLPARAHLDLLGWGDENDIFHH; encoded by the coding sequence ATGAGCATCCAGCTTTACCAAAACGACCTGCCGGACGATCTGGAGCTCGGCCCCGTCGTCGCGATCGATACCGAAACCATGGGCCTGGATCAGCGTCGAGACAGGCTTTGTCTGGTGCAGCTTTCCGCGGGGGACGGCGACGCCCATCTCGTGCAGATCGCGAGGGGACAGGACAGCGCGCCGAACCTCGTACGCCTGCTGGCCGATCCCGAAGTTTTGAAGCTGTTCCACTTTGGCCGTTTCGACATAGCCGCGCTGGAGGCAGCCTTCGGTGTCGTCACTGCTCCGGTCTGGTGCACCAAGATCGCCTCGAAGATGATCCGCACCTTTACCGATCGGCATGGCCTGAAATATCTGCTGAGCGAATTGGTGGGCGCCGATATCTCGAAGCAACAGCAAACCAGTGATTGGGGTGCCGAGTCCTTGACGGATGCGCAGCTGGAATATGCCGCGTCCGATGTGCTGTATCTGCACCGGCTGAAGGCCGAGCTTGAAAAACGGCTGGAACGCGAGGGCCGACTGGGACTTGCGCAGGCCTGTTTCGATTTCCTTCCCGCCCGCGCCCATCTTGATCTGTTGGGCTGGGGGGATGAAAACGATATCTTTCACCATTAG
- a CDS encoding TonB-dependent receptor domain-containing protein has protein sequence MKIRSILLLAGVSSLALATGLSAQQISGGAADNAEIEAGKITLQPITLVADGQENVEATGGVVVTAEDIETLQPADVSELFSRDSAVTVSGGAGPSKRIHVFGMEQSNLAVSVDGVPQGVTSWHHTGSNVVDPAFLKSVEIEAGAAAADAGFGAAAGAVRYETVGARDLLTDGRTHGGRVGLSYGSNGRGFDGSLAGFGVYGGFDWFAMVHAADGENYESGAGLEMDGTAPATQGVLTKLGYEFETHRVELGYEYSQDDADRVIKMNMDLYGTGIDRNTYPLKVTRNTLSLKYSSTAPTDAWDPEAMLYVSRNEYWRNNYVTGDLIDPVNGSDFPNGDMDLESTTIGGVMKNTYTLGQGRITAGIDWQNDDYRVDNYGDHSATRTRPFNLETTQIGAFVQGRFEFENGIDLSTGLRLDHQRYTDWDNNSYSDTGASVNGTASYEFSDGYEVFAGASRTWLGFDIGEYGLLHARNDAFTTDPDFEAATSTNVKLGLNANRGNWTGNLTFFDTRLDGLGEYDTSVGYLTNADEYRSKGFTMQGNYSWGSGRVGASFTKADLTQNGEEVLPDGGTVMPIGDMATLFVDQEIAQYNMKVGGTVEWAGDLSSDLMEEAGFSDHGSYTVLNLHGEWRPGNYENVAVHLNIDNVFDRDYYERSSYVQRVRGTREIDPLYAPGRTVTLGVKMDF, from the coding sequence ATGAAAATCCGCAGCATTCTTTTGCTCGCGGGGGTGTCTTCGCTCGCCCTCGCGACAGGTCTTTCGGCGCAGCAGATCTCGGGCGGCGCAGCTGACAATGCCGAAATCGAAGCCGGGAAGATCACTCTGCAGCCGATCACCCTCGTTGCGGATGGACAGGAAAATGTCGAGGCGACCGGCGGCGTCGTCGTCACTGCAGAAGATATCGAGACGCTGCAGCCCGCCGATGTATCCGAACTGTTTTCGCGTGATTCTGCGGTCACCGTTTCCGGCGGCGCCGGCCCGTCGAAGCGTATCCATGTCTTCGGCATGGAACAGTCGAACCTCGCGGTCAGCGTCGACGGCGTCCCGCAGGGCGTCACCAGCTGGCACCATACCGGATCGAACGTCGTTGACCCGGCCTTCCTGAAATCCGTCGAGATCGAGGCCGGCGCGGCGGCCGCGGATGCCGGATTCGGCGCAGCCGCAGGTGCGGTCCGGTATGAAACCGTCGGCGCGAGGGACCTTTTGACCGACGGCCGCACGCATGGCGGTCGGGTGGGCCTTTCCTACGGCTCGAACGGGCGCGGTTTCGACGGCAGCCTTGCGGGTTTCGGCGTCTACGGGGGCTTCGACTGGTTCGCGATGGTCCATGCCGCGGATGGCGAGAATTACGAAAGCGGCGCCGGTCTGGAAATGGACGGCACGGCGCCGGCGACCCAGGGCGTTCTGACAAAGCTGGGTTACGAATTCGAAACCCACCGCGTCGAACTGGGCTATGAATACAGCCAAGACGACGCCGATCGCGTCATCAAGATGAACATGGACCTTTACGGGACCGGCATCGACCGAAACACATACCCCCTGAAGGTCACGCGCAACACGCTGAGCCTGAAATACAGCAGCACCGCACCGACCGACGCGTGGGACCCGGAGGCAATGCTCTATGTCAGCCGCAACGAGTACTGGCGCAACAACTATGTGACGGGCGACCTGATCGATCCGGTCAACGGCTCGGATTTCCCCAACGGTGACATGGATCTGGAATCCACCACCATCGGGGGCGTGATGAAGAACACCTATACGCTGGGGCAGGGCCGGATCACCGCAGGCATCGACTGGCAGAATGACGACTACAGGGTCGACAATTACGGCGACCATTCGGCAACGCGGACGCGCCCCTTCAATCTCGAAACAACGCAGATCGGCGCCTTCGTGCAGGGTCGCTTCGAATTCGAGAACGGCATCGACCTTTCGACCGGCCTTCGCCTCGATCACCAGCGCTATACCGACTGGGACAACAACAGCTATTCGGATACCGGCGCCAGCGTGAACGGCACCGCCTCGTACGAGTTCTCGGACGGCTACGAAGTCTTCGCTGGCGCGTCGCGGACCTGGCTCGGCTTCGACATCGGCGAATACGGCCTGCTGCACGCGCGCAATGACGCCTTCACGACCGATCCCGATTTCGAAGCGGCGACGTCGACGAATGTCAAGCTGGGCCTGAACGCGAACCGCGGAAACTGGACCGGAAACCTGACTTTCTTCGACACCCGACTTGACGGGCTCGGGGAATATGACACCTCGGTCGGTTACTTGACCAATGCGGATGAATACCGCAGCAAGGGCTTTACGATGCAGGGCAACTACAGCTGGGGCAGCGGTCGCGTCGGTGCCAGCTTCACCAAGGCCGACCTGACCCAGAACGGCGAAGAAGTCCTGCCCGACGGCGGTACCGTCATGCCGATCGGAGACATGGCGACGCTCTTCGTCGATCAGGAGATCGCGCAGTACAACATGAAGGTCGGCGGCACGGTCGAATGGGCCGGAGATCTGTCGAGCGACCTGATGGAAGAGGCCGGTTTCTCGGACCACGGTTCCTACACCGTGCTCAACCTCCATGGCGAATGGCGGCCCGGGAACTATGAAAACGTCGCCGTTCACCTGAACATCGATAACGTCTTCGATCGCGACTATTACGAACGCTCAAGCTATGTGCAGCGCGTTCGCGGCACCCGCGAGATCGACCCGCTTTACGCTCCGGGCCGGACCGTCACGCTTGGCGTGAAGATGGACTTCTGA
- the purU gene encoding formyltetrahydrofolate deformylase: MTKYCLTVTCPSTRGIVAAISTYLAGQGCNITDSSQFDDAETGRFFMRVSFVSEAGTGLEQLTQGLDEAARAFGMSYAFHDETEKMKVIIMVSRFGHCLNDLLYRWRIGALPIDIVAVISNHMDYQKVVVNHDIPFHCIKVTRENKPEAEARIMALVEETGAELIVLARYMQVLSDEMCRKMSGRIINIHHSFLPSFKGANPYKQAFERGVKLIGATSHYVTGDLDEGPIIEQDIIRVTHAQSPEDYVSLGRDVESQVLARAIHAHIHRRAFLNGNKTVVFPASPGSYASERMG, encoded by the coding sequence ATGACGAAATACTGCCTGACTGTCACCTGCCCCTCGACGCGGGGCATCGTGGCGGCGATCTCGACCTATCTTGCCGGCCAGGGCTGCAACATCACCGACAGCTCGCAATTCGACGATGCCGAGACCGGGCGCTTCTTCATGCGGGTCAGCTTCGTCTCGGAAGCGGGCACCGGGCTCGAGCAGCTGACCCAGGGCCTCGACGAGGCCGCCCGCGCCTTCGGCATGAGCTATGCCTTCCATGACGAGACCGAGAAGATGAAGGTCATCATCATGGTCTCGCGCTTCGGCCATTGCCTGAACGACCTGCTCTATCGCTGGCGCATCGGCGCCCTGCCGATCGACATCGTGGCGGTGATCTCGAACCACATGGATTACCAGAAGGTGGTGGTGAACCACGACATTCCCTTCCACTGCATCAAGGTGACCCGCGAGAACAAGCCCGAGGCCGAGGCCCGGATCATGGCCCTGGTCGAGGAAACCGGGGCCGAGCTGATCGTGCTGGCGCGCTACATGCAGGTGCTCTCGGATGAGATGTGCCGCAAGATGTCGGGCCGGATCATCAACATCCACCATTCGTTCCTGCCCAGCTTCAAGGGCGCCAATCCCTACAAGCAGGCCTTCGAGCGCGGCGTGAAGCTGATCGGCGCGACCAGCCATTACGTCACCGGCGATCTCGACGAGGGCCCGATCATCGAGCAGGACATCATCCGCGTCACCCATGCCCAGTCGCCCGAGGACTATGTCTCGCTCGGCCGCGACGTCGAAAGCCAGGTCCTCGCCCGCGCCATCCACGCCCATATCCACCGCCGCGCATTCCTCAACGGAAACAAGACCGTCGTCTTCCCCGCATCCCCAGGTTCATACGCCAGCGAAAGAATGGGCTGA
- the folD gene encoding bifunctional methylenetetrahydrofolate dehydrogenase/methenyltetrahydrofolate cyclohydrolase FolD has translation MSAELIDGKAFAARIRGDVASGVARLKGQGIVPGLAVVLVGEDPASEVYVRNKGIQTREAGMNSWEHKLPAETTQDALMAKVADLNADPAVHGILVQLPLPGHLDADAVINAIAPGKDVDGFHVLNVGLLGTGQKSMVPCTPLGCLMMLRDRLGDLSGLNAVVVGRSNIVGKPMAQLLLGDSCTVTIAHSRTKDLAELCRRADILVAAVGRPRMIPGDWIKPGATVIDVGINRIEEDGRTRLVGDVDFDSAARVAGAITPVPGGVGPMTIACLLANTLTACCRANGLPEPEGLTA, from the coding sequence ATGAGCGCAGAACTGATTGATGGCAAGGCCTTTGCGGCTCGGATTCGGGGCGATGTCGCGTCGGGCGTGGCGCGTCTGAAGGGGCAGGGCATCGTGCCGGGCCTTGCCGTGGTGCTTGTGGGCGAGGACCCGGCCTCGGAGGTCTATGTCCGGAACAAGGGCATCCAGACCCGCGAGGCGGGGATGAATTCCTGGGAACACAAGCTTCCGGCCGAGACCACGCAGGATGCCTTGATGGCGAAGGTGGCCGATCTCAATGCCGATCCGGCGGTGCACGGGATCCTGGTGCAGCTGCCGCTGCCGGGCCATCTTGATGCCGATGCGGTGATCAACGCGATCGCGCCGGGCAAGGATGTGGACGGGTTCCATGTCCTGAACGTGGGGCTTCTCGGCACCGGGCAGAAATCGATGGTGCCCTGCACGCCGCTGGGCTGCCTGATGATGCTGCGCGACCGGCTGGGCGATCTTTCCGGGCTGAACGCGGTCGTGGTCGGGCGCTCGAACATCGTCGGCAAGCCGATGGCGCAGCTGCTTTTGGGTGACAGCTGCACGGTGACGATCGCCCATAGCCGCACCAAGGATCTGGCCGAACTCTGCCGCCGCGCGGATATCCTGGTCGCGGCGGTGGGGCGCCCGCGGATGATCCCCGGCGACTGGATCAAGCCCGGCGCGACCGTGATCGACGTCGGCATCAACCGCATCGAGGAAGACGGCCGCACCCGGCTGGTCGGCGATGTGGACTTCGACAGTGCGGCCAGGGTCGCGGGCGCGATCACCCCGGTGCCGGGCGGTGTCGGGCCGATGACCATCGCCTGCCTTCTGGCCAATACGCTGACCGCCTGCTGCCGGGCGAATGGCCTGCCCGAACCCGAGGGCCTGACGGCCTGA
- a CDS encoding iron-containing alcohol dehydrogenase, translated as MNSFGFALPGRVMFGRGEAQKAPGLIRSCGARGVLVHGADAGRAAWLVQALRGEGAEVLTLACGSEPTLSMLEDALAQAKGFRPDWVAGLGGGAALDLGKALAGLIPAPGGIMDHLEVVGRGLPLAAAPLPYIALPTTAGTGAEATRNAVIGLPEHGRKVSIRDERMLPRIAIVDPALTDNCPQAVTLASGLDAIAQVIEPYLSARATPFTDALVRPVIAPGLRALARLMQAEDADARDALAWTSLCGGIALANGGLGAVHGLAGVIGGVTPAAHGAICGALLGPVLDMNRRLVADKARIDEVCGLISGVLGGSAADAPRTLFEWTRDRGLPGLEAQGLSRAQHASVAEASLSSSSMKGNPAVPTIDELQAVMLAAS; from the coding sequence ATGAATTCCTTTGGCTTTGCCCTGCCGGGCCGCGTGATGTTCGGTCGGGGCGAGGCGCAAAAGGCGCCCGGGCTGATCCGGTCCTGTGGCGCACGTGGTGTGTTGGTCCATGGCGCCGATGCCGGCCGTGCCGCTTGGCTGGTGCAAGCCTTGCGGGGAGAGGGGGCCGAGGTCCTGACCCTGGCCTGCGGATCGGAACCTACTCTTTCGATGCTCGAGGACGCGCTGGCACAGGCGAAGGGATTCCGCCCCGATTGGGTCGCGGGCTTGGGCGGTGGCGCGGCGCTTGATCTCGGCAAGGCATTGGCCGGTTTGATCCCCGCGCCGGGCGGGATCATGGATCACCTGGAGGTCGTCGGCCGCGGCCTGCCTTTGGCCGCGGCGCCCTTGCCCTATATCGCCTTGCCGACCACTGCCGGAACCGGGGCCGAGGCGACGCGCAACGCCGTGATCGGTTTGCCGGAACATGGCCGCAAGGTTTCGATCCGGGACGAACGGATGCTGCCGCGCATTGCCATCGTGGACCCGGCCCTGACAGACAATTGTCCGCAAGCCGTGACGCTCGCCTCGGGGCTCGATGCCATCGCCCAGGTGATCGAACCATATCTTTCGGCAAGGGCGACGCCCTTTACCGATGCGCTGGTGCGCCCTGTGATTGCCCCGGGCCTGCGCGCGCTGGCGCGGCTGATGCAAGCCGAGGATGCCGATGCGCGTGATGCGCTGGCCTGGACAAGCCTTTGCGGCGGGATTGCGCTCGCCAATGGCGGTCTGGGTGCAGTTCATGGCCTTGCGGGCGTGATCGGTGGCGTGACCCCCGCCGCGCATGGAGCGATCTGCGGCGCATTGCTTGGACCCGTGCTTGACATGAACCGTCGCCTGGTTGCCGACAAGGCCCGGATCGACGAGGTCTGCGGCCTCATCTCCGGCGTGCTGGGGGGCAGTGCCGCCGACGCGCCGCGCACCCTGTTCGAATGGACGCGAGACCGCGGTTTGCCGGGGCTTGAGGCGCAGGGGCTTTCCCGGGCGCAGCATGCATCGGTCGCCGAGGCGTCCCTGTCCAGTTCCTCGATGAAGGGCAATCCTGCCGTTCCGACGATCGACGAGCTGCAGGCCGTAATGCTGGCCGCAAGCTAG
- the glpK gene encoding glycerol kinase GlpK: MTFLLAIDQGTTSSRAILFDTELRLVASAQEEFPQHFPSSGWVEHDASDLWATVAATARAAIEKAGTGASRIAAIGITNQRETVVLWDRRTGRALHRAIVWQDRRTADLCERLKAEGHEPMISARTGLLLDPYFSGTKLAWLLEHVEGARARAEAGELAFGTVDSWLIWNLTGGKVHATDATNAARTLLYNIAENRWDDDICALLNIPMRLLPEVRDCADDFGVTRADLFGHEIPILGVAGDQQAATVGQACFQPGMMKSTYGTGCFALLNTGADLVPSQNRLLSTIAYRLDGKTTYALEGSIFIAGAVVQWLRDGLKIIRAASETQPLAQQADPSQDVVMVPAFTGLGAPYWRPDCRGAIFGLTRNSGPSEFARAALESVGYQTRDLLEAMRADWASAGEAVLRVDGGMAASDWSMQFLSDIIGAPVDRPKVTETTALGAAYLAGLRAGLCPPPDEIAGKWALDRRFEPKMDDSLRQAKYARWRKAVAATMEAA, encoded by the coding sequence ATGACCTTTCTTCTTGCAATCGACCAGGGGACGACCTCGTCCCGCGCCATTCTCTTTGATACCGAGCTGCGCCTTGTCGCCTCGGCGCAAGAGGAGTTTCCCCAGCATTTTCCATCCTCGGGCTGGGTCGAACACGATGCTTCCGACCTTTGGGCCACGGTCGCGGCAACGGCGCGCGCGGCCATCGAGAAGGCCGGAACCGGGGCATCGCGGATTGCCGCGATCGGCATCACGAACCAGCGCGAGACCGTCGTGCTTTGGGATCGCCGCACCGGTCGCGCATTGCATCGCGCGATCGTCTGGCAGGACCGGCGCACGGCGGATCTGTGCGAAAGGCTGAAGGCCGAAGGACATGAGCCGATGATTTCGGCGCGAACCGGTCTGCTGCTCGACCCCTATTTCTCGGGGACGAAGCTTGCATGGCTTCTGGAACATGTCGAAGGCGCGCGGGCTCGTGCCGAAGCCGGCGAGCTTGCCTTTGGCACGGTGGACAGCTGGCTGATCTGGAACCTGACCGGTGGCAAGGTCCATGCGACCGATGCCACCAACGCCGCCCGGACGCTTCTCTACAACATCGCCGAGAATCGCTGGGACGATGATATCTGCGCGCTTTTGAATATTCCGATGCGGCTGCTACCGGAGGTGCGCGACTGCGCCGATGACTTCGGCGTGACGAGGGCCGACCTTTTCGGGCACGAGATCCCGATCCTTGGCGTCGCAGGCGACCAGCAGGCCGCTACCGTCGGACAGGCGTGCTTTCAGCCGGGCATGATGAAATCGACCTACGGGACGGGCTGTTTCGCCCTTCTGAATACGGGGGCGGATCTGGTTCCGTCGCAGAACCGGCTGCTTAGCACAATTGCCTATCGGCTCGACGGCAAGACGACCTATGCGCTGGAAGGCTCGATCTTCATCGCGGGCGCCGTGGTGCAATGGCTTCGCGACGGGCTGAAGATCATTCGCGCCGCCTCGGAAACCCAGCCGTTGGCCCAACAGGCAGACCCATCGCAGGATGTGGTGATGGTTCCCGCATTCACGGGCCTGGGCGCGCCCTATTGGCGACCTGATTGTCGCGGCGCGATTTTCGGCCTGACGCGGAATTCGGGACCGTCCGAATTCGCCCGCGCGGCACTGGAAAGCGTGGGCTACCAGACCCGCGATCTTCTGGAGGCGATGCGTGCCGACTGGGCTTCGGCGGGTGAGGCGGTGCTGAGGGTCGATGGCGGGATGGCGGCCAGTGACTGGTCGATGCAGTTTCTCTCGGACATCATTGGTGCGCCGGTCGATCGTCCCAAGGTGACCGAGACAACGGCACTGGGCGCGGCCTATCTCGCGGGCCTCCGTGCCGGGCTTTGCCCGCCCCCGGATGAGATCGCCGGCAAATGGGCGCTGGACCGCCGTTTCGAGCCGAAGATGGATGACAGCCTCAGGCAGGCGAAGTATGCCCGATGGAGGAAGGCCGTCGCGGCCACGATGGAGGCTGCATGA
- a CDS encoding ABC transporter substrate-binding protein, with translation MRPIRRTTAMALALMVMGGAPAWADMEAAKQFLDAEIGDLSTLSRADQEAEMQWFIDAAQPLAGMDIKVVSETITTHEYEAKVLAPAFTAITGIKITHDLIGEGDVVEKLQTQMQTGENVYDAYVNDSDLIGTHWRYQQARSLTKWMEEEGKDVTSPTLDLDDFIGLKFTTAPDGDLYQLPDQQFANLYWFRYDWFNDQKTKDDFKAKYGYDLGVPVNWSAYEDIAEFFTGRDMSYIEGGPAKAWGNMDYGKKDPSLGWRYTDAWMSMAGMGDKGEPNGLPVDEWGIRVDENSRPVGSCVARGGATNDAAAVYAVTKAIEWLQKYTPPEAQGMTFGEAGPVPARGDIAQQMFWYTAFTADMVKEGTAVVNADGTPKWRMAPSPHGAYWSEGTKIGYQDVGSWTLLKSTPVDRAQAAWLYAQFVTSKTVDVKKSHVGLTFIRESTIQDKSFTERAPKLGGLVEFYRSPARVQWSPTGTNIPDYPKLAQLWWQNIGDAMSGAKSPQEALDALCAEQERVLERLERAGVQGDLGPKLNEEKDPQEWLDAEGSPVAMLENEKPQGETISYDELIKSWQ, from the coding sequence ATGAGACCGATTAGAAGGACGACGGCCATGGCGCTTGCGCTCATGGTCATGGGAGGGGCACCGGCCTGGGCCGACATGGAGGCAGCCAAGCAGTTCCTCGATGCCGAGATCGGGGATCTTTCGACGCTGTCCCGCGCCGATCAGGAAGCCGAGATGCAATGGTTCATCGACGCCGCGCAACCGCTGGCCGGAATGGATATCAAGGTCGTCTCGGAAACGATCACGACGCATGAATACGAAGCCAAGGTGCTGGCCCCGGCCTTCACCGCGATCACCGGGATCAAGATCACCCATGACCTGATCGGCGAAGGCGACGTCGTCGAGAAGCTGCAGACCCAGATGCAGACCGGCGAGAACGTCTATGACGCCTATGTCAACGACTCTGACCTGATCGGCACCCATTGGCGTTATCAGCAGGCGCGCTCGCTGACGAAGTGGATGGAGGAAGAGGGCAAGGATGTCACCAGCCCCACGCTGGACCTTGACGACTTCATCGGGCTGAAGTTCACCACTGCGCCCGACGGTGACCTCTATCAGCTTCCCGATCAGCAATTCGCGAACCTCTACTGGTTCCGCTATGACTGGTTCAACGATCAGAAGACCAAGGACGATTTCAAGGCCAAGTATGGCTATGACCTTGGCGTCCCGGTGAACTGGTCCGCCTATGAGGACATTGCCGAATTCTTCACCGGCCGCGACATGTCCTATATCGAGGGTGGCCCGGCAAAGGCCTGGGGCAACATGGACTACGGCAAGAAGGACCCGAGCCTTGGCTGGCGTTACACCGACGCCTGGATGTCCATGGCCGGCATGGGTGACAAGGGTGAACCGAATGGCTTGCCCGTCGACGAATGGGGCATCCGGGTCGATGAGAACAGCCGACCCGTCGGCTCATGCGTGGCGCGGGGCGGTGCCACCAATGACGCGGCGGCCGTCTATGCCGTGACCAAGGCTATCGAATGGCTGCAGAAATACACCCCTCCGGAAGCGCAGGGCATGACCTTTGGCGAGGCGGGGCCGGTTCCGGCGCGTGGCGATATCGCCCAGCAGATGTTCTGGTACACCGCCTTTACCGCCGACATGGTCAAGGAAGGCACCGCCGTGGTGAATGCCGACGGCACACCGAAATGGCGCATGGCCCCAAGCCCGCACGGCGCCTATTGGTCGGAAGGCACCAAGATCGGCTACCAGGACGTTGGGTCGTGGACTCTGCTGAAATCGACGCCGGTAGATCGCGCGCAGGCCGCATGGCTCTATGCGCAATTCGTCACCTCGAAAACGGTCGATGTGAAGAAGTCACATGTCGGGCTGACCTTCATCCGGGAATCGACGATTCAGGACAAGTCCTTCACCGAGCGGGCGCCCAAGCTGGGCGGTCTGGTCGAATTCTACCGCTCGCCCGCGCGCGTGCAATGGTCGCCGACCGGAACGAATATCCCCGACTATCCGAAGCTCGCTCAGCTGTGGTGGCAGAATATCGGTGATGCCATGTCCGGCGCGAAATCCCCGCAAGAGGCTTTGGATGCGCTTTGCGCCGAACAGGAACGCGTGCTGGAACGTCTGGAACGCGCCGGTGTTCAGGGCGACCTTGGTCCCAAGCTGAATGAGGAAAAGGACCCCCAGGAATGGCTGGACGCCGAGGGTTCTCCGGTGGCGATGCTCGAAAACGAGAAGCCGCAGGGCGAGACGATCTCCTATGACGAACTGATCAAATCCTGGCAGTGA
- a CDS encoding DUF2160 domain-containing protein, with the protein MSDAAIDKDSRTPWPAVYMTAAIVLGAVLAFLLWAVPVRDGARQWTAPMIAGGWMAWTFPVALFFWTIASLLVIFTILAVRFPETPRAGVLRIETTRGDRLFITLLGSAFICLGWLFLAGPPVWWGLGLSLAYAAAVFRWV; encoded by the coding sequence ATGAGCGACGCTGCAATCGACAAGGACTCCCGCACCCCCTGGCCTGCCGTCTATATGACCGCCGCCATCGTGCTGGGGGCGGTGCTGGCCTTCCTGCTCTGGGCCGTGCCGGTCAGGGATGGGGCCAGGCAATGGACCGCGCCGATGATCGCCGGTGGCTGGATGGCCTGGACCTTCCCGGTTGCGCTGTTCTTCTGGACCATTGCCAGCCTGCTCGTGATCTTCACGATCCTTGCTGTCCGCTTCCCCGAGACGCCGCGCGCTGGGGTTCTCAGGATCGAGACGACGCGCGGCGACCGGCTTTTCATAACTCTGCTTGGCTCTGCCTTCATCTGCCTTGGCTGGCTGTTCCTTGCCGGGCCTCCGGTCTGGTGGGGGCTGGGGCTCAGTCTTGCCTATGCCGCGGCGGTGTTCCGCTGGGTTTGA
- a CDS encoding carbohydrate ABC transporter permease produces the protein MKARYSGVVMTLYLLFLMIPIYWLVNMSLKNNAEITGTFSLYPHNLTFRNYRTILTDPSWYMGYVNSIIYVVMNTVISITVALPAAYAFSRYSFIGDKHLFFWLLTNRMAPPAVFALPFFQLYSSIGLFDTHIAVALAHCLFNVPLAVWILEGFMRGVPKEIDETAYIDGYSFPRFFVKIFMPLIASGIGVAAFFCFMFSWVELLLSRTLTSVNAKPIAATMTRTVSASGMDWGVLAAAGVLTIVPGALVIWFVRNYIAKGFALGRV, from the coding sequence ATGAAGGCACGCTATTCCGGCGTCGTGATGACGCTTTACCTGCTGTTCCTGATGATCCCGATCTACTGGCTCGTGAACATGAGCCTGAAGAACAATGCCGAGATCACCGGGACCTTCTCGCTGTACCCGCACAATCTGACCTTCCGCAACTACCGGACCATCCTGACCGACCCGAGTTGGTACATGGGATACGTGAACTCGATCATCTACGTGGTGATGAACACGGTCATCTCGATCACGGTGGCGCTGCCCGCTGCCTATGCCTTCAGCCGCTACAGCTTCATCGGGGACAAGCACCTGTTCTTCTGGTTGCTGACGAACCGGATGGCGCCACCTGCGGTCTTCGCGCTGCCCTTTTTCCAGCTTTATTCCTCGATCGGGCTTTTCGACACGCATATCGCGGTTGCCCTGGCGCATTGCCTTTTCAACGTGCCTTTGGCGGTCTGGATCCTGGAAGGGTTCATGCGGGGGGTGCCCAAGGAAATCGACGAGACGGCCTATATCGACGGCTATTCCTTTCCGCGCTTCTTCGTGAAGATCTTCATGCCGCTGATCGCGTCTGGCATCGGGGTGGCTGCATTTTTCTGCTTCATGTTCTCCTGGGTCGAATTGTTGCTGTCGCGCACCCTGACAAGCGTGAATGCAAAGCCCATCGCCGCCACGATGACGCGCACAGTCTCGGCTTCGGGGATGGATTGGGGCGTGCTTGCCGCCGCGGGTGTTCTGACGATCGTGCCGGGCGCCTTGGTCATCTGGTTCGTGCGCAACTACATTGCCAAGGGCTTTGCCCTGGGGAGGGTCTGA